One genomic window of Gimesia chilikensis includes the following:
- a CDS encoding 3' terminal RNA ribose 2'-O-methyltransferase Hen1 produces the protein MLLSITTTHEPASDLSYLLHKHPDRFQSFNLSFGNAHVFYPVVSEEQCTACLLLDVDPVGMVRGKGRQHSFLLDQYVNDRPYVASSFMSVALSQVLGSALNGRCKDRPELVSTPLPLTVQVAVLPVRGGAELIREIFEPLGYEVAIESYPLDELFPDWGESPCYSVTLTGTKTLSELLNHLYVLIPVFDNRKHYFVGENELEKLLEKGAGWLADHPLKDQISRRYLKFKPSLYLTALARLVEETETEEMELENETKETAEDLPDKAVPLNQQRLGSVMAALRASGAQSVLDLGCGEGKLLRELLADRQFEQIVGLDISVRSLEIAAKRLKLKRLPERQAQRVKLLHGSLTYRDRRLEGFDAAALVEVIEHLDPPRLAALERMLFEFARPKTVVLTTPNREYNVMWETLPADQLRHADHRFEWTRSEFQTWATGIADQFGYSVRFLPVGPEDKAVGAPTQMGVFELKSHTDT, from the coding sequence ATGCTCTTATCCATCACGACGACTCACGAACCCGCCAGCGATCTGAGCTACCTGCTACACAAACACCCGGACCGTTTTCAGAGTTTTAATCTGAGTTTCGGCAACGCCCACGTGTTTTATCCTGTGGTTTCCGAGGAACAGTGCACCGCCTGCCTGCTGCTGGACGTCGATCCGGTAGGGATGGTCCGTGGCAAAGGACGTCAACACTCGTTCCTGCTCGACCAGTACGTCAACGATCGGCCCTATGTCGCTTCCTCTTTCATGAGTGTCGCGCTCTCCCAGGTCCTGGGATCTGCGCTCAACGGGCGTTGCAAGGATCGTCCGGAACTGGTCAGCACGCCGCTTCCGCTCACGGTACAGGTCGCCGTCCTGCCCGTACGCGGCGGCGCGGAACTGATTCGCGAAATCTTCGAACCACTGGGTTATGAAGTCGCCATCGAGTCTTATCCGCTGGATGAACTGTTCCCGGACTGGGGAGAGAGCCCCTGTTATTCCGTCACCCTGACAGGCACGAAAACACTTTCGGAACTGCTCAACCACCTCTATGTCCTGATCCCGGTCTTCGACAACCGCAAACATTACTTCGTCGGCGAGAACGAACTGGAAAAGCTATTGGAGAAAGGAGCCGGCTGGCTGGCCGACCATCCCCTGAAAGACCAGATCAGCCGCCGCTACCTGAAGTTTAAACCGAGCTTGTACCTCACAGCCCTGGCCCGTCTGGTCGAAGAAACCGAGACCGAAGAGATGGAACTGGAAAATGAAACCAAAGAGACAGCAGAGGACCTCCCCGACAAAGCGGTTCCCCTGAACCAGCAGCGACTGGGCAGCGTCATGGCCGCCCTGCGGGCTTCTGGTGCGCAAAGTGTGCTCGACCTGGGCTGCGGCGAAGGAAAGCTGCTTCGCGAGCTGCTGGCCGATCGACAGTTCGAACAGATCGTCGGCCTGGATATCTCGGTCCGTTCTCTGGAAATCGCTGCGAAACGGCTCAAGCTGAAACGGTTGCCGGAACGACAGGCACAACGGGTTAAGCTACTGCACGGCTCGCTGACCTACCGCGATCGTCGTCTCGAAGGTTTCGACGCCGCGGCCCTGGTCGAAGTCATCGAACACCTCGATCCGCCCCGTCTGGCGGCGCTGGAACGGATGCTGTTTGAATTCGCCCGTCCGAAAACCGTCGTGCTGACCACGCCGAACCGCGAATATAACGTGATGTGGGAAACCCTGCCAGCCGACCAGCTGCGTCACGCCGACCACCGGTTCGAATGGACGCGGTCTGAATTTCAGACGTGGGCCACCGGCATTGCCGACCAGTTCGGTTACTCCGTCCGCTTCCTGCCCGTCGGACCGGAAGACAAAGCCGTAGGTGCCCCCACACAAATGGGAGTGTTTGAATTGAAGTCGCACACCGATACCTGA